In Pocillopora verrucosa isolate sample1 chromosome 13, ASM3666991v2, whole genome shotgun sequence, one genomic interval encodes:
- the LOC131789470 gene encoding uncharacterized protein: protein MSLQRFTSFCHARTFFVLNTRLSVRLCSSKISKNLKSAKLYEPRDVVHNYYNFYAARERFFKPSVRCISTAYHLLQESSISTGEKTSATVKDEATIISQLNSEFYEEEADIPNRQPKPRATVVQYKLDQNGFMKVQDLVDFLKKESAVDICVIKTRGIRQNYVDYFVVVSGVSTRHIRAMAKNLELLFKGKMLPGIGKGGHPVVEGMESNHWVALDIGNIVVHFFLPEVREVYELEKLWTLGPEYDDQSRAFLEEERFRQATEYGIKLDKPVSDELGEDGPVVEELGMDDPRRY, encoded by the exons ATGTCATTGCAGAGGTTTACATCTTTTTGTCACGCAAGAACGTTTTTTGTCTTAAATACACGGCTCAGTGTTCGTCTTTGTTCGTCAAAGATTTCTAAAAATCTTAAATCGGCCAAACTTTACGAACCTCGAGATGTAGTTCACAACTATTACAATTTTTATGCTGCGAGGGAAAGATTCTTCAAACCTTCAGTTCGATGTATTAGCACTGCTTACCATCTTCTTCAAGAGAGCAGTATATCGACTGGCGAAAAAACAAGTGCCACTGTAAAGGACGAAGCGACTATCATTTCCCAACTAAATTCAGAATTTTACGAGGAAGAAGCTGATATTCCAAACAGGCAGCCGAAGCCTCGTGCAACCGTTGTACAGTACAAACTAGATCAAAATGGTTTTATGAAGGTTCAAGATCTAGTagatttccttaaaaaagagaGTGCAGTAGACATTTGTGTGATAAAAACAAGAGGAATTAGGCAAAATTACGTGGATTACTTCGTTGTTGTCAGCGGTGTCTCTACAAGACATATCAGGGCTATGGCGAAAAATCTGGAACTACTG ttcaaaggaaaaatgttaCCTGGCATTGGAAAAGGTGGGCATCCTGTGGTAGAAGGAATGGAGAGTAACCATTGGGTGGCACTAGATATAG GTAACATTGTTGTGCATTTCTTTCTTCCTGAAGTTCGTGAGGTGTATGAACTGGAGAAGCTTTGGACTCTAGGGCCAGAGTATGATGACCAATCAAGGGCCTTTTTGGAGGAAGAGAGATTTCGTCAGGCAACTGAGTATGGTATAAAACTTGACAAACCAGTCAGTGATGAGCTTGGTGAGGATGGTCCTGTTGTTGAAGAGCTTGGCATGGATGATCCACGTCGCTACTGA